aatttgcaGAAACGAAAATGCCTTGGTTACGCTTTCAAAGTGGACTTTGCTAAATCTTTTGATTCCCTTGACTAGAACTTTCTCTTTGATATTCTTGCAGTTAGAGGATTTGGTCCTAAATGGATCTCTTGGATTCATACTATCCTTAGCACTGCCAAGATTCAGTTCCTCATTAATGGTACCACTCAAGGCTATGTCAGATGCAAAAGAGGTTTGAGGCAAGGAGATCCTCTTTCCCCCTTACTCTTTGCCCTCGCTGCTGATGCCCTGAGTGCAATGTTCTTTCATGCACTAAGATCCAAAGTACTTGTGGGCGTACCTTTAAATCAATCGgttaatttttgtcattttcaaTACGCTGATGACCTCTTAATCTTCACTGCTGGAGGTCAAGAAGATCTTCTGGCTTATCCATAAATTACTCAAAAAGCTGCTTGTTCTCTACAAACTACGGATTCCAACCACACCACTCTTCTGCCAGAATCCTAAATTGCTCCAGAAATTGCCTACCAATAACTTATTTAGGGATTCCTCTTTCTGGCCGTAGACCAAGGCGTTTAGACTGGGCAAAACTCACTAGCATGGTCCGATCTAGACTCACATCTTGGAAAGCAAATTACTTATCCCTTGGTGGACGCTTAACCCTTGTGAACTCTGTTCTCTCCACCATTCCAGTTTACTGGATGTCTGTCTTTAAGCTTCCTATTTGGGTGatcaaagaaattgatcaaatccGAAGGGATTTTCTTTGGAAGGGCCCTGACCTGGGCCCTAAAGGAATTAGGCTGATCGCCTGGAATAGGATTTCTAGACCACGCGAAATGGGAGGATGGGGTATTCTCAACCTTCAGGAATTTAATAAAGCTTTActtgggaagtggtggtggaaattatcttGCAATCTTAACTGTGGGTGGGCTAAAATCATACAAGCTAACTACTCTCTCACCGGTTCTAACGGTTTATTGTACCACACTCCTCCTAaaaataaatccttcttttgGGCCGGAGTGACCTCCACTTTACTACCCTTTCGATCTTGCCTAAGCAAAACTATCAGAAGTGGTTCTAACACATCTCTTTGGTTTGATCGTTGGCACGCTGGGCTTGTTCTTAAAGATATTTGGCCAATTCTCTTCTCGCAATGTACTTTCCCTGGGATAACCATTAGGCAATTTTCTCAACTTCTTAATAATCTTGAGATGTTATTCCCTTCTGTCACTCGCGACTTGTTATCTCCTATTCTGGAAATTATCCCTGATTGCTCCCCTAACCAAGATGACACTCCTACCTGGGCccttgaaaaaaatggaattttCACGGTCAAATCCTTTTACAAATTCCTTATTGATGGTGGCTTGCGCAGCTCACATCACTCTCTCTTTTGGAAAATTCGTTGCCCTAGGAAAATTACTCTTTTCTGTTGGCTTGCAGGGGAagacaaaattcttactcttaCAAACCTTTTCAAGATTGGGTGTAATACTCTAAATTCCTCGGATACCTGTGTCCTTTGTCATAATGCCTCTGAAAGCCTGAATCACCTTTTCCTAAACTGTGATTTTTCTAAGCGTATTTGGGCTTTTTACGCTCAGGCCTTAGACTTAAATTCTTCACCTCAATCTATCACCTTGCTGTGGAACTCTTGGATTTCTACCCTCACCTCGGAGCTTCGTATTCTCTGGGATCTTATCTCCCGTACAATCCTGTGGAACATTTGGATCGAACGAAATTCGCGTATTTTTCACTTGAATGCGTTACCGCCTTACAATATTATGTTTAAAAGTGCTAATATGCTTTTTTCTTGGTTCTCAACAGCCGCTGAAAGCCATCAGCAATCTTTCAATGACGCTTCACAGAAGATCAAGCGCTCACTCAACTTTCTCAGTACTAGAGCCCCAAATCCTGTTGGCGACTCTGACCCTGATGCTGCACAGGAGTAGTTGCTTCTGATGTCTTTCTAGGAAGGCCTGAGATGCTAGACGGTGTCTTCCGCCTACTTAGATTTTTCTCCTTGTATTTTTTCCTACTTTGCTGTATGTTGTCtctcctcacttctggtgatAGGAGTTTCCTACTTTGTACTGTCTTTCCCTTTTCAATAAaactgtggtttatccacatttatttcaggATCTGggtaaaattataatatgatttttctaggaacagaaaatatataaatgcttcattaatataattgattaattaggCCATTTATCAATAAtcacttgaatatatatatatatatacacacacaattaAGGAAATAATTGAACTCATTTTGCAGATGATCTGAGTTTATGAGACACATAAAATCCAACGGAGAgagcaacaacagcaacaagaATAaccttcttgttgttgttaatcCTCTCAATCAAACTATCAAGCATTCCATGGTCTAACCATCCTTCTTCTCTGAACTTTCTCTTGCAGAGAAgtccaatttttttctcatcttgaTCATCAGTGACCTTCTCCTTTGAACCTTCATCTTGAATATGATcactcttcttctcatttgaagGTGAAACCTTTGTTTGTGATATTTGATCAGCtgccaccttttctctctcctcaATCTTCTTCTCATGATCAGTTGGAGGTGAAGTCATTGGTTGTGGTATTTGATCAGCtgccaccttttctctctcctcaAGCTTCTTCTCAGAAGTTGGAGTTGAAGTCTTTGGTGGTGATATTTCATCTGCCACCTTTTTACTCCCCtcaatcttcttcatcttctcaacTTGTAGTGCATCCTGCTTCTCTCCTTGTTCAATCTTCTTGCTATCAATAGAAGAAGGAAGAGGTTTTAGTGGTTCTTGATTAATCTcgtttggtttcttttcttcagGTGCCATTGGCTTAACCATCTTTGGTATAGTAAGAACAAGGCATCCATCATCAAACTTGCCGGCGATCTTCTTATAGTCTGAATCTTGAGGCAGATTGTAGATCCCATCAAGGAGGACATAAGTGTTCTTCTCTGACTGTCTTCTTCCCTTGATTGTTAGCTTTCTTGTTTGGTCTACTTGAACACTGAAGTCCTTCCTATTGAAACCTTCATATCAAAACCAGAAGGTCATAAGCTATATATTAAAGAAACTaaacaagaagaaacaaaaataattaatgcatatatatatatatatatatatattaggagtTGAGACAAAGAGAGACCTGGAAGATTCACTCTAAGAAGGTAATTGGAACCTTCATCAGACCGTTCAAAGTTTGGGGAAAAGTTTACAGTGGTTGGTGGGAGGGTTTTCATTCTTCTAGTTCTATCCATGAAGATAAGATATTAGTTTGCAAGGTTTTGGTGGATGCAAGGCTTGTGTGGATGgggagatatatatatgtgtatgtgtgaagttgtatatatatatatgcatgaagaGGTTGAATAATGTGGGGGTGTTATGTTCCAAACTTTTCTTGGATGGTGTTTTTTCTTTCATGGTGAATGGGAGGCAAAGATAACATTCTTTGCTTTTTTGAGACGTTTTATAAGAAGTCTTTATAAGCATGCTTTGGACTTTGGAGTACCAATTTGTGTTTGCTTGGCAAGATGATGCTATATCCCTAtccttaagaaaaaaaaaacaaatgcatggtagtatattttttttttattggtgaaATTAAGAAGAGAGAGTCCAACATAggagtttgtatatatatatatatatatattaatggctATAGTAAAAGCGTATAAGTACgtccaagaagagaaagagtattaaaaaagaaacaaaattattcaGGCCATACAATAAATTCTTGCACGTtcatataggttttttttaggTATTAAATCATAACATAAAAGGAAATTAGTGAAAATAATTATTGGGGTTTAATTAGTGATTTGCtttatgatttataaaaaaaaaatttgttttatccgaatagttttatttatcatattaaaaaatctttttagTTATGTCATGTCatttatgttaaaatataaatagcaacaagaattattttaaattcttttttattatcttgCAAACaatttctcaccaaaattatggggagtttaaaatttttcatttctattttattgatcatttgctttcttcttcctttgcaattttatcaattaattaattaaattttattataaccaCAACCATATATCATTTAAACCAAGTTTCAAATATTGTCACAGTGTTAGTCCATATATATTTATCCTTATAATTAGATTGGTCTAGTTTTCATATAtgctaaaattatatatgtatatatatatatatatatatataatattattaaattttggttgtattagttcaatttatataaatatttctataatcaataaaataatttttaaaaatatcaaaccatAGAGAAATGAGCATCTTTCATTAAATGTacgtatatattttatttgtctaatatttaaaaaataaattatttaactcatggtaaaaattatatattttttgaatttaaaaataaaataattgtttggATACTTTTTGTAgaggatttaaatttaaaatgacacttttaaatatatttaaactcaataagataaaaaatatttggtacTATATCTGATAAGTGGCTAGAACgagaattaaatatataaccCACATGCATCTAAACCTCACATGACAATCATGTGAGACTTACTTTATAGATTAAAATTCTACATTTTGAATTACGCTCAAATTTAACTCAGTTCAAAATCCATCAAATCGATAAACCATTGTAGTTCAAAATCCATTAACTAGTTTTTTCAAATCCacctaaataaataaagaattttcAATGACTTTGTAATTCTAATTACATGAAGTTCTAAATCCTATGCAACAAACACTACCCTAATGGAGTTTTTGCTTATAAAccttataaaaatagataattggATACCTTTAAAAATTCAACATTCACATGAAATTGTTTAAggaatatgttttaatttttgcaaatcaGGGAATTAAAGGATGATGTGGATAAAATTGTAACATGATTTTTATAGGAACaggatatatgtatatatatatatgcttcattaataatatataataaattaggCCATTTAAGAATAAtcacttgaatatatatatatatatacatacaattaAGATAATTGAATTCATTTTCTAGATGATCTGAGTTTATGAGACACATAAAATCCAACAGAGAgagcaacaacagcaacaagtATAaccttcttgttgttgttaatcCTCTCAATCAAACTATCAAGCATTCCATGGTCTAACCATCCTTCTTCTCTGAACTTTCTCTTGCAGAGAAGTCtaaattttttctcattttgatcATCAGTGATCTTCTCCTTTGAACCTTCATCTTGAATATGATcactcttcttctcatttggagGTGGAACCTTTGTTTGTGATAGTTCAGCTGTcaccttttctctctcctcaATCTTCTTCTCATGATCAGTTGGAGGTGAAGTCTTTGGTTGTATTATTTGATCAGCTGCCACCTTTTCTCTGTCCTCAATCTTCTTCTCATGATCAGTTGGAGGTGAAGTCTTTGGTTGTATTATTTGATCAGCTGCCACCTTTTCTCTGTCCTCAATCTTCTTCTCATGATCAGTTGGAGGTGAAGTCTTTGATTGTGGTATTTGATCAGCtgccaccttttctctctcctcaAACTTCTTCTCATGATCAGTTGGAGGTGAAGTCTTTGGTTGTATTATTTGATCAGCtgccaccttttctctctcctcaATCTTCTTCTCATGATCAGTTGGAGGTGAAGTCTTTGGTTGTGGTATTTGATCAGCtgccaccttttctctctcctcaAACTTCTTCTCATGATCTGTTGGAGGTGAAGTCTTTGGTTGTATTATTTGATCAGCtgccaccttttctctctcctcaAACTTCTTCTCATGATCAGTTGGAGGTGAAGTCTTTGGTTGTGGTATTTGATCAGCTGCCACCTTTTCTCTCCCTTGGATGGGCTTCATCTTCTCAGCTTGTAGTGCATCTTCCTGCTTCTTTCC
The Dioscorea cayenensis subsp. rotundata cultivar TDr96_F1 unplaced genomic scaffold, TDr96_F1_v2_PseudoChromosome.rev07_lg8_w22 25.fasta BLBR01000479.1, whole genome shotgun sequence DNA segment above includes these coding regions:
- the LOC120254508 gene encoding uncharacterized protein LOC120254508, coding for MDRTRRMKTLPPTTVNFSPNFERSDEGSNYLLRVNLPGFNRKDFSVQVDQTRKLTIKGRRQSEKNTYVLLDGIYNLPQDSDYKKIAGKFDDGCLVLTIPKMVKPMAPEEKKPNEINQEPLKPLPSSIDSKKIEQGEKQDALQVEKMKKIEGSKKVADEISPPKTSTPTSEKKLEEREKVAADQIPQPMTSPPTDHEKKIEEREKVAADQISQTKVSPSNEKKSDHIQDEGSKEKVTDDQDEKKIGLLCKRKFREEGWLDHGMLDSLIERINNNKKVILVAVVALSVGFYVSHKLRSSAK